From a single Bemisia tabaci chromosome 10, PGI_BMITA_v3 genomic region:
- the LOC109038294 gene encoding uncharacterized protein — MRFRIYCVIINVSIVLPNEVYSDGACGRGTPDLPSCEVQCNSAWGRDSLYNLPWTRASCSKGDCVCQFNLEDVRPFMGRYNYYRTLWTRSLKGKVKIARQELKNKISKMSVDKQFAIFQETYNKNYGSEEERKKRFKIFKKNLVEIKELMASEGSGGSVVYGVGPFTDFTREEYLNIKGIVEAESDEEPGESQSPRLRPRMLFRQPSTSSSDAASSSDDDVRGRSRSAPPSPRKRSRPGRRSLSPNWKPSYFTYWIDQNAPSGRPIKDWRVPAASYPPTDSQNQQNKLCNSCWAIAAAGAVEILLSQAAKTPIKISTQALVDCVPGPSKGCLGGDVEQALTYLEQFGVPKAADYPYKAVTGVCDRSKTVYANIRSFAEVREEDVEDALQISPIPTNMYWPPQLQHYVSGVLNSDGCLKNWRTGGHAVVIVGHYRGEWIIRDSSPSSWGLQGHMLVKKGICAIGLRNFKITGATTKTSAPVRKMRTLTMGPPQKQPSMKMGSQKFRLY, encoded by the exons ATGAGATTCCGGATCTACTGCGTCATCATAAATGTGTCGATCGTGTTGCCTAATGAAG TATATTCTGATGGGGCGTGTGGTCGAGGCACTCCGGACTTGCCTAGTTGTGAGGTCCAGTGTAACTCCGCCTGGGGCAGGGACTCTTTGTACAACCTCCCGTGGACTCGTGCAAGCTGCTCGAAGGGCGATTGCGTTTGCCAATTCAACCTAGAGGATGTGCGCCCATTCATGGGTCGCTACAACTATTACAGGACTCTTTGGACAAGATCTCTCAAAGGCAAAGTAAAGATTGCCAGACAAGAACTTAAG AATAAAATCTCGAAAATGAGTGTAGACAAACAATTCGCAATATTTCAAGAGACATATAATAAAAATTACGGCTCAGAGGAGGAAAGGAAGAAacggttcaaaattttcaagaaaaacttagTCGAAATCAAGGAACTAATGGCGTCTGAAGGGTCGGGAGGATCTGTTGTTTACGGCGTCGGCCCATTCACAGATTTTACTC GTGAGGAGTACCTGAATATTAAGGGAATAGTCGAGGCAGAATCTGACGAAGAACCCGGCGAGAGCCAGAGCCCACGGCTGCGACCGCGGATGCTGTTCCGTCAGCCTTCCACGTCCTCCTCCGACGCCGCGTCTTCTTCTGACGACGACGTCAGAGGACGTTCACGTTCAGCCCCTCCGTCCCCGAGAAAACGCTCCCGTCCGGGGCGCCGCTCACTCTCGCCCAACTGGAAGCCGAGTTACTTCACATATTGGATCGACCAAAATGCCCCGTCAGGGAGACCTATTAAGGACTGGCGAGTTCCAGCTGCCAGCTATCCACCGACAGATTCCCAA AACCAGCAAAACAAACTATGCAATTCATGTTGGGCTATTGCGGCAGCTGGTGCTGTTGAGATCCTTTTGTCTCAAGCGGCAAAGACGCCCATTAAGATTTCGACGCAAG CGTTGGTGGACTGCGTTCCGGGGCCGAGCAAGGGCTGTTTGGGCGGAGACGTGGAACAAGCTCTGACCTACTTAGAACAATTTGGAGTACCAAAAGCAGCCGATTACCCATACAAGGCAGTAACCGGCGTGTGTGATCGCTCAAAGACCGTCTACGCAAATATTCGAAGTTTTGCTGAAGTAAGGGAGGAAGACGTGGAGGATGCTTTGCAGATTAGTCCCATCCCGACGAATATGTACTGGCCCCCGCAGCTCCAA CACTACGTTTCGGGAGTACTCAATTCAGACGGTTGCCTTAAGAATTGGAGAACAGGGGGTCATGCTGTCGTTATTGTTGGCCATTACAGAG GCGAATGGATTATTCGGGACAGTTCTCCAAGCAGTTGGGGTTTACAG GGTCACATGTTGGTGAAAAAAGGCATTTGTGCCATAGGTTTGCGAAACTTTAAGATTACCGGAGCAACTACGAAGACATCTGCTCCGGTGCGGAAAATGAGAACGTTAACAATGGGCCCTCCACAAAAGCAACCTTCAATGAAAATGGGGAGCCAAAAATTCAGATTGTATTGA
- the LOC140225670 gene encoding uncharacterized protein encodes MSFQLGFHCGEHGESPLSGSGHNICAGGMRCHAAQLRRPPTPGLPTNDILHADHLGHFDHLGHSDHLGHSTTSVTSTTSVTSTVTTTCPSASTVTSIATSTVTITATGTPTATDTTTIPQTTVTSPTTVTDTATVTSSATGTSTVTATGTSTVTSTVTETISDSTTPPVVTTTVTATPTTVTSVSTSTSVSTSVTTRTTVSTSTITSTVTSTATPPPPPPRTVTVTVTSSRGGGPPSGPPGPPGPPPGMGMMPNIADILNPA; translated from the coding sequence ATGTCCTTCCAGTTAGGATTCCACTGCGGGGAACATGGCGAATCTCCGCTCAGCGGCTCCGGCCACAATATTTGTGCTGGTGGCATGCGTTGTCATGCAGCACAGCTCAGGCGGCCGCCCACGCCCGGTCTCCCAACAAACGACATACTACACGCCGACCACCTCGGTCACTTCGACCACCTCGGTCACTCCGACCACCTCGGTCACTCGACCACCTCGGTCACTTCGACCACCTCGGTCACTTCGACAGTAACCACCACATGCCCATCAGCATCCACCGTTACATCCATAGCAACCTCAACCGTGACAATAACAGCGACGGGAACACCGACCGCCACGGACACCACAACGATTCCACAGACGACAGTAACCTCACCGACAACAGTCACAGACACGGCAACCGTCACAAGTAGCGCCACCGGGACATCGACCGTCACAGCAACCGGGACATCAACTGTGACGAGCACCGTTACGGAGACTATCTCTGATTCCACAACTCCACCTGTCGTCACGACTACTGTCACAGCAACCCCGACCACGGTAACATCAGTCAGCACTAGCACCTCAGTTTCAACATCAGTCACCACTAGGACCACAGTTTCGACATCAACCATCACTAGCACCGTAACATCAACAGcaacaccaccaccaccaccaccgaGAACAGTGACAGTGACAGTAACAAGTAGTCGAGGTGGTGGGCCTCCTTCAGGTCCACCAGGTCCACCAGGTCCACCACCAGGCATGGGAATGATGCCGAACATTGCCGATATATTGAACCCCGCATAG